TTGGCAAAATGCCGAAAAGTTGGACATTTCAAACACAGCCCAGCAAATGCCGTGGAGCTAGCACACCATCAGAAGAAAGAGTCGCTCACACAGGAAGTGTCAACTAGATGGAATAGTACCCTTGAAATGATCAAGCACGTCCAGCGGAATATGGGACATCTGAGAGATGCGCTGGGCCTCCACCCAACCAATGTCGCCATGCCAACAGCTACCGAGCTGGAGAAAATGAAGAAGCTCAAAGCTGCGTTGGAGCAGTGCAGGTAACTTATAGTTTGTCCATGTCATGTGCCTATCTGTTAATTTAAtaatcaaagtatatatgtttcagaacagtaatgttaatgtgtgtgtgggtgtgtgtgtgtgtgagagagagacACACAGAGAGACACAGAGACATATCCCTCCTCTCTCCCCATATACTACTGTAACTACTAATACCAGTGTGGGCTAtctgtgagtgagtgagtgagtgagtgagtgagtgagtgagtgagtgagtgagtgagtgagtgagtgagtgagtgagtgagtgagtgagtgagtgagtgagtgagtgagtttgggtgagtgagtgagtgagtgagtgagtgagtgagtgagtgagtgagtgagtgagtgagtgagtgagtgagtgagtgagtgagtgagtgagtgagtgagtgagggaGCTCTATATGACTAACAACACTGAAGAGCTTCTTTATATTATTGCAGGTACGTGTTTGAACTTGTGTTAGATATTGCTTGAAATGTGAATGACTGCTCAAAGTGAGAATGGTACTGCGAAATATAAAACACTACATattgttttcaataaaaaaaaatgcacaaagcAAGCCTATCCACTTTTCGATGTTGATATGAGTATTAAAATAATTCAAGGGACATTTATAATAGATAAAAAGTTGTGATCAATGTGCGATTAATCGCGAGTTAACTATGACATTTGTGCGATTAATCgcgatcaaatattttaatcgcttgacagcactaatatatacacacatatatacataaatagacatgtgccgatcgcCGGGTTCAAGGTatgccgtggtatgaaaaccgcaaaaattttccgtcataccatctCTAAGgagttagctattttttatgtcccaaaaatgcatgaagaaatccctcgcttgaacCTGTAAAGACCAACCCTTCCCcaacggttgttgctcagtgtcagtgagtcagctgtgctacacggtgGCTGGAgagggtgaaactcctgaatttTTCCCCCGtcgaagaaaaaacaaaatcgctggtatgggaatgctTCGGTTACAGAAAAGTTGCAGGCGGCcgcggccctcctcctctaaaccgcaggagggccaaccgacatgtaatacATGTTTGTGGAAGGtgtctgccgaggaggcaatacctccaatattatttcacatttatacaaaattagcggttagtaaacactgtcatgaacgtttcccaccagctacgagagttatctccagcgtgtttagtgtgtctagcggtggtaaaacatgtggtGTTATTTTTCTTTCTGGCAACAGTCTGTGTAGAGAAAAAGTGTATGTATAATGTAAgaatgaagaatgtagaatcctCCTACAAACTGAGAGTATCCCGAACGTTTTCCTACCAGTCCATTAGGACTAAAATGAAATCTTTTTCCGTTGTAAACACAGGGGCTCGACTATGGAATACATGTGATGCAGCGCTAACGAATATAAACTCATTAAGCtacttcaaaaaaatgtacaaaaaaaacataataagccAGTACGTTGCCCAGACTCAACAGTAAAAGCACACACGACACAGATAAGACTGTCCTCACACCAAACCAAGCTAAATGTCAGGGCCAACTAGATAAGACATAACAATTCTGGGACGTGCCCCGCAACGAAATCACATTACGGACTCTGCTTCAGCTACGTACACGCTGAATTTCCTCCTGAGGCAACTATGGAACTGGTAAACTGGGCTCTCAGTTCGATGGACGGAATATTCTCTACGATGCGGCCTAACTCTGGTCAACGTCCTTGCCCAGTGACCACCTTCACGTCTGGATATGTGGAGGACGCCTGGGGTAAATGGAGACCGCTATGCCTAACGTCCCTCCTGATAGAGGACGCTGAGGATCTGTACATCTTCGGCACGCTGCTGGCTCTAGCCTTCCTGATGCTACTGGCTGCTCTCTGGGTTCGTCGCTTCTCGATCAGGATGAAGAACCAACTCCATGACACATTGGAGACTGTTCGACGCAACGGCGATGAGTTGGCACTGTTAATGAAGGAGCAGGCAATGCTGAGTGACGCCGCCGCACGACTGGCCACAAAACTTGACGCGGAGCTGCGTGATCATGAGAGACTCGCTCGGGCCAACCGGGCCAGAGATGATGATGACTAACCTCCTAAAGGGATGCTGACCACAAATCTTCTACAGTGGATGCAACACATGCGAGCCTCCAAAGCACCCCTGGCTTTCACCCCTCACCAAACTAGGACATGAACTGATCAAAGATACATAAATTACTATATGTGAAATCTCCATGGAaattaatgactttttgaacaaaaggagCTAGACTGTCATTGGACTGATCCAGAGCTGTTGCCTGTGCGACCTTGGTGGAAGGGGGACGGGTCCCGATAAGCCTTGGCTTTTTTTCCGTTCCCTTTGTCATGTCTGTTCTCATCTTCTTGGATAAACAAATATTCccctcttttctttctttttttcttttctttctttccttttcTCTTTTTCTCTTTTCTCTTTACGTTGATTTTACGTTGAtttttaatgttgatgatgatgatgatgttgatgatgatgatgacaaatgacaataaaattcaaattcaaacatGATAAgattcatacacacgtgctttttatggaaaataataatttttgttctgatggtgataatgttgagctgtggttgTGGGTTTAGGTTCGCCTAAAGGaccacatttattttaatttaatgtttttttaattatttatttatttcaattaacattatacttatgttccaagttgctaatgttttgaaaaataaaaatcctgtttaatggatctttttttaaaacccagatatctcaaagtaacacattttagagctttaaTTGCAGTACCGTGAAatcatgatattttggcttaatctTAGGTTTGGAATCTTTCTTGTGTTTGTCGGTGGGCTCTTTTTCCTCCTCCTGGATCCACAGCAACTGGACATTTCAGCCATTTATCCATGTTTACCTGCAGGTAAACAGGTTCCCCGTTGTTTGATGTTGGTATGGCTGTGCCACAGGTTGTTGTCTGATCAGGGAATCAAGTCATAGCGAACACCTACCATTTTATTGACGGACTTATGAAATGactaagaatgttttttttatcatcttggaaagaaattcttatttttttccacGTACCCCCTGCAATGTGCTCACGTACCCTAAGGGGTACGCGTACCCGTGGTTGGAAAACACTGGTCTAGGTATTATTCTCCAtttggagtgctttgtgtttgaattTTTGATATTAGTTGTATTGGCTTTTTCCTCAATTTGGAGCGTTTTATGTTTGAACTTTTCtgaatgaaagttttttttgtcctgAAACTCCGCAGCTGAGACCAAAAATCCCTTGCTCTATAAAGGATTAAGGTCCTTTTTTAGGCCATTTGTCTAATGACTTTACAGCTaaattaaaagtaaataaaatactgttatCCCTCTAgctacaaaaagtgctttttttatgTTTGCATTTTTGTCCTCCCGCCATACGTTGCAGTTGTGCAGCTCAGCTAGGAACATGTTCTAGTATGTTACACAGGGCGTTGGTGACAACTTAGCGTCTCCCGAGGGAGTGTATTTAAGTCAAAGGGCACCAAAGGCATAGGGAGGGGAAAACATGTCTTACACAAAGTGACATATTCACCATTGTACGATTTTTAGAACAAATCTGATTAGTTTGTCAATAAAGCAGAACTAATCTCAGTTTAGTACTGAAAAGGCTCTATTTTCTTCACGTTGAGTGCAATTGACACCCATTCGGTTTCGAAATGACTCAGACGATGGACACTATGTGGCTGTGAATAGGCATTGTGAAGGAAAATATGCTCGACAGCATGAAggggtgttgttgtttttttttcttcatatacgGGTTGAACACGTGTCTGTTGAAATGCAGGCTGCTAATGTTCGAAACAGCAACACTGATTCATACTTATATGAATGAGAAGCCCTCCCTCCACCGCCCACACGAGCTGCACTGCGGAACCCATTCACCTTTCTCCGTCTCCTGTGCGTCATTCGTGATGTAGTGTTGCCGTGGAAACTAATGATGCCCTTTCTGCTCAGTGGTGGTACTGATGCAGACGGTCTGCTGACGTCGTTGCCATATATGGGCAGAATAATAATATGGTATATCCAGGATCTGGTCCCAACGCTATAATTTTAACACTTTCAGGGGCAGTGGTCACTatagtggacagctattcaaatgtTGacgcttatgaccttcaacccttcatagggcaagtgactatttttgtatcataaaaaaaaaaaaaaaaaaagcaattattataatgtatatatatatatattttaattattaagTAAATCATAATATCATAATGAtatcataataaataaacatgTTAATTAATACTAATTCAATAAAAGCTgaattaaagaaattaaatctaataaaaacagaaacacTCTCTGGCCACGGCCCAagtatttaatttatttcatgCCACGGATGTCAAGTTCATTTAAACTGAAAGGACTGGCCTTGAATGCTCATCtatcagtgccactgacggcgctatacgtccaatccattttgaatgggaggggTGGATAAACGGTTTTTCATTCGCTCATTCCATTCAAAACAGATTGATTAGGCGgccagcaccgtcaatggcagctaatgagtaaaATAGGtgaactgtatgttttttttttttttttaaattcataattcatGCATAAAAGGGTTAAACCTTTTATTATATAAATGTATTAGCCCAGTCTTCTTTTgacatttatgaaaaaaaagaactgCAACTATGTCTTATTTAATCATGAAACCAGATTTCAACCCATAACGTCAAAATTGAGGCATATGTGCCAACCAGTTTTAACATACAGCCATCTTTTAGCACTAATATTTCTTTCACAGTAACTGTCTGAATTGACATTTGAGGTCCATTCTTAGCGTTATTCATGTGATGATTAGCTTTCATCCCACTGTTTGCCATGAGAATAtgagaaaaaatacatatacattATTCACCATCCTTGAAAAAACACATGGATTCTTCCTTTCTACCGTCTCCCTCCCATTTCTACTCATACAGTCTTTTGCATTTTTCTcagtttgacattttgaaattttcccTATTGGGCAAATGTGACTTTTAATACTTAAAAAGACAAGGGATTCCACAGTGGAGCAATCTTTGCAAATGAAAGGAGAATAATTCACTCTAAAATCTGCTTTATATCAGAACTAGAACATGCAGTTGATGGAGAAATTGCATGGGAATGCTTTCATGATGGATTTTGTAATATCGTAATTCCTGCTGAGTTGGGGGCAATTGCGGGTCACTTCCCTTTGACTTCGGGTctcttcccattgattttggaGCGCAATTCCGGGTCATTACATGTTAATTTTGGGTATCATTCAAAAGGTTGCAAGTGATTACTACAGCCCTGGACTCTCACACTGTCCCAGTAGTGGGAAGTAATCTAGTAAAAATACTGCATTTTGGTACTTGAATTGCTTGATATGTACTTTGAGTATCTTTCTGATGACCAACCTTTGAAAACAGACCTGTACTCGTCCAGAACTGAGTTGTCACTTTGCCAACAATTGCTGCCAAGTTGGCACGtgacggtatgatattctgacggtatgataaccttaagccaaaatatcacggtttcacggtatcacagtattgcaactAAAGCTCTAAATTGTGTTACttagagatatctgggttaaaaaaaaaacatgttttttttccattgaacaggatttttgtttttcaaaacatttgcaAATTGTAACATTaattataatgttaagttaaaagaaattttaaaaaagcatatcttaaataaacaattaaaataaatgcagtcctttaggtgagcctaaacccacagccacagctgaacattattaccatcagaacaaaaataattattttccatataaagcatgtgtgtatgactcataatgttacattatacacacactctctttctcaacacagacagttgccagagagaaaaaaaacaccacattttaccactgctagacacactaaacacgctggagttaaatctcgtagctggtgggaaacgttcatgacagtgtttactaacctttaattttgaataaatgcgaaatcatattggcagtattgcctcctcggcagccacccactgcaaatatattttacatgtcggttgaccCTCCTCCACTAAGCCGCGGTTGTCTGTaaattttctgtagccgaagtattcccatacaggggattttgttttcttcgatgggggaaaaacttcaggagtttcacctcatcCAGctatcatgtagcacagctgactcactgacactgagtatCAACCGGTGGGGTAGGGTTgaaccttgcagctgcaagtgagggatttctccatgcatttttgggacataaaaaataactgataccttagggacggtatgatttaacatttttgccgttttgaaaccgtgacattaTTATACCACGGTAtatcttgaaaccggtaatcagcacgtctactgccaagcatcccagtcaaaatggattggacgtccatcgctgtaaatggcagccaatgatttatttgtttaaatCTTGGTGTCAAGGGGTTCAGTTAAGGACTTGAATCAGCAATTAAACAagttttttgtacttttacttcattatAATATTTTCTGTTTGTCAGCTCTGGTGAATCGACAGATTCCAAGCGCAACACTCTTGTGAAATGCCAAGCTTTCCCTATAAATCTGCTTCATATTACGCCGTTCTCTAATGGTTGCTTGTGGTTCCTCCAGCCCTCGCCTCTCACACCTTCCCCGCCCATGCAGTCTCTCTCCACTCTCTTTTGGCGACCCTGAGCTTTTTTATGCTATGACATCAAACCACAATGCATTGCACTGTTTGGAGTTTACCTAGAGTCTCCATGGCAACAAAGGCAGGGCCGGCCCCATATTCAAATGGCACCGGAAACGCACGTCATTTTGGGCCAATCTGCGCGCTCTGGAGTGACATAATGGAATTTTTAGGGCTAGAAAGCGAGCAGTGCATAGCGGACGTGCCACAAGGAAGAGAAAACCAGTCTAGGAAGACCCCGTCGTCCAGCGGTTTTGCAAAAGAGATCGTCCGCTTTCCTCCATGTTTAGGACTGGAGCGTTCACCCTCATGTGAGGGTGTAGAATGGACAGGACATTATTAATTCCCACAGAAACATGATGAAGAAGGACGTCAATCTCAACCTGGACACGCAGAGCAGCGATCTGAAGGCGAACCCTCTGCGCGACTCTGACGTGCTGCTCAACTCGCCGGACTTGGGGCTTCTCAAACTGGCGTCCCCCGACCTGGAGCGTCTCATCATCCAGTCCAACGGACTGGCGGGCGCCGCCAACCCGGCATCTCAGTTCCTTTACCCGAAGTCGGCCAGCGACGAGCAGGAGTTCGCGGAGGGCTTCGTCAAGGCGTTGGAGGACCTGCATAAGCAGAACCAGCTGAGCGAAGCCGGCTGTGTGTCGGTGGACCGGCTGGAGCTCCTCGGTGCGGCCAACGCGGTGGGCTCGTCCGGGCTCCAGACGACGGATCTGCCCGTGTATACCACGCTGAACGGCTACGCCGCCAGCCCACTGGGCGGCACCACCATCAACTACTCCACCGACACCATTCCGTTCCCGCCGCCTCCGTCCCACCTCAgcccgcagcagcagcaacagcaaGCCGCGGCGACGGCGGCGGCTCTGTCGCGGTTGCAGTCGGCCGGCGGCGCCGTCAAGGACGAGCCGCAGACGGTTCCGGACATGCAGAGCCTCGGGGAGAGCCCGCCTCTCTCCCCGATCGACATGGACAACCAGGAGCGCATTAAGGCGGAGAGGAAAAAGCTTCGCAACCGGATAGCTGCTTCCAAGTGCCGCAAAAGGAAACTGGAGAGGATTTCTCGGCTGGAGGACAAAGTCAAAAGCCTGAAGACGCAGAACACGGAGTTGGCGTCCACGGCCAGCGTGCTAAGGGAGCAGGTGGCCCAGCTCAAGCAGAAGGTGATGAACCACGTCAGCAGCGGATGCCAACTTTTACCTAACCAGGTCCAAGCTTACTAATCGAAGGCATTTTTGGAAAGGTGCCCTGCAGATGAACTGAAAGGTTCAAAAGTTCAGAGTGGTCTGATGCTGTGGGACTCGGTGGAAGTGGCTTGTTGCTCaagagcaagggcgtaggtttggtctcaacattggtagggacgataaaacagcataacctgcacgtACACTttatgctggggacaggacattaaataCCAAGCAGATTGGATGAAcggtggtcagggctacatttctcacaaataggaacctaattaattgataggctaaatgatcaatgcaaaataaatctgtattggctttatactaactttcatatgtattggttcaggtgatacaccgtttaattcaaaccttttttgttggaaaaactactaaagaagcactttgaaaacttcctgaataaatgtctgaatATTATTAGTacatttaatttgcaatatttgaacatatattaacatacacaatgaatacaaacttgttaactatccatgaaagcaaaaaaaaaaaaaaaaaaaaaaaaaaattgtcttaaGACTACTCAACATTGCCTGTATAAATACATACATTGAATATAAGTGAAAAAActtaataacaaaaataaataaaaatgaagccttccttcaggaaaaacactgctggtgttctccacaagcacagccaaactaaacaaaaaatgaaagcgccTTTGGTCTGCTTTaacaccacataaataaaataaaaatgaaaaaaattaaaaaaatatatatagtgggTGCTGCtgctgtaagtctgaacataatgaaaataattcacttaaatattagtagggtcaattctatccttacaacataatggaagacaatctaaatcatctatataactgaagtcatgataataatgcaaataaggttgctttaaaGTTTGTgtggacaatttaagcatcctaaAATGCTGGTAGtgatatgtccctaccgtctctaTATGCAATCCTACGCCCTTGCTCAAGTGCCATGTAGCAAAGTGCCATGCAGCAGCATGACTGTCAAACTCATTTGGATGTATTCTCACAGGGCCGTTATGAATGTGAAACCAGATGGAGTCAATGTATAATCGCCTCATTGTGTTATTACATGTATGCAACAAATTGACGCCGAAGTATTTTTGATAGAGGTTTGTCTCATATACAGTGGTGCCATGACTTagaggtagattttttttcgtgCAAAATTGGTATTTAATTTCcccaatgccattgacgacaatggacgttcaatccattttgactgagattgCTGCCTGCCTCTCCCATGCAGTCATAAATGAATTGGGCGTCCATCGACGAACCATTATGCCTAtaagtcaaggtaccactgttaaaaaaaaacaacaacacgatATTAGATATGTCATATTTTGCGATTCCGGTACATATTTTTACCAAGAAATATGAAGTTGCTGCCAACGATTGGCTTTTTAGGCCATATAAAATGTAACGGATATTGATGGAAAATCTCAAAAGCCAAATGTAACGGTGTCACTAAGTGCTACCATCCAACTGTACATATATACTGCCTTACGTGTTTACAAGCACTTAGCAAAGatatctattttttatttactgaagcatttatttacattttgttcCTCAAAGATGAACACTGCATGTTTTGTAACCGTCGTGTGCTTCGTAGAATTTAGATGCCAAACTTGCCAT
The DNA window shown above is from Corythoichthys intestinalis isolate RoL2023-P3 chromosome 14, ASM3026506v1, whole genome shotgun sequence and carries:
- the jund gene encoding transcription factor jun-D, which produces MMKKDVNLNLDTQSSDLKANPLRDSDVLLNSPDLGLLKLASPDLERLIIQSNGLAGAANPASQFLYPKSASDEQEFAEGFVKALEDLHKQNQLSEAGCVSVDRLELLGAANAVGSSGLQTTDLPVYTTLNGYAASPLGGTTINYSTDTIPFPPPPSHLSPQQQQQQAAATAAALSRLQSAGGAVKDEPQTVPDMQSLGESPPLSPIDMDNQERIKAERKKLRNRIAASKCRKRKLERISRLEDKVKSLKTQNTELASTASVLREQVAQLKQKVMNHVSSGCQLLPNQVQAY